In the Octadecabacter sp. SW4 genome, one interval contains:
- the hemB gene encoding porphobilinogen synthase — translation MKPTVAPFPAARLRRTRKSPALRALVRQNALSPDDFIWPVFVMAGKDAEDAVTSMPGVVRRTVDRVAKAAREAHDLGIPAICIFPYTDAANRTEDCAAAWSPDNLTNQAIRAIKDAAPDIAVMTDIALDPYNINGHDGFVENGEIVNDRTVAALVKMALAQADAGADILGPSDMMDGRIGAIRTALEGDGHQNVSILSYAAKYASAFYGPFRDAVGASRALTGDKNTYQMDPANSDEALRLVQRDLAEGADMVMVKPGMPYLDICRRVKDTFGAPTFAYQVSGEYAMIRAAAANGWLDHDKVMLESLMAFKRAGCDGILTYFAPAAARLLG, via the coding sequence ATGAAACCGACCGTTGCCCCCTTTCCCGCCGCGCGCCTGCGCCGGACCCGCAAATCGCCCGCCCTGCGCGCGCTGGTGCGCCAGAATGCACTCAGCCCAGATGATTTCATCTGGCCGGTTTTCGTCATGGCAGGCAAGGACGCCGAAGACGCCGTGACCTCAATGCCCGGGGTGGTGCGGCGCACGGTGGATCGTGTGGCAAAGGCCGCGCGCGAGGCCCACGATCTGGGCATCCCCGCAATTTGCATCTTTCCCTACACGGACGCCGCCAACCGGACCGAAGATTGCGCCGCGGCCTGGTCGCCCGACAATCTGACCAATCAGGCGATCCGCGCGATCAAGGACGCCGCCCCCGATATCGCCGTGATGACCGATATCGCGCTCGACCCCTATAATATCAACGGCCACGACGGCTTTGTCGAAAACGGCGAAATCGTCAATGACCGCACGGTTGCGGCGCTTGTCAAAATGGCGTTGGCCCAAGCGGACGCGGGGGCCGATATCCTTGGGCCGTCGGATATGATGGATGGGCGGATCGGCGCGATCAGGACCGCCTTGGAAGGTGACGGCCACCAGAATGTATCCATCCTGTCCTACGCCGCCAAATACGCCAGCGCGTTTTACGGGCCGTTTCGCGATGCGGTCGGGGCGTCGCGCGCACTGACAGGTGACAAGAACACCTATCAGATGGACCCCGCCAATTCCGACGAAGCCCTGCGCCTTGTGCAGCGCGATCTGGCCGAGGGCGCGGATATGGTGATGGTCAAACCCGGCATGCCTTACCTCGATATCTGTCGCCGCGTGAAAGACACCTTTGGCGCGCCGACTTTCGCCTATCAGGTCAGCGGCGAATACGCGATGATCCGGGCAGCGGCCGCGAACGGCTGGCTGGACCACGACAAGGTGATGCTGGAAAGCCTGATGGCCTTCAAACGCGCCGGATGTGACGGAATCCTGACCTATTTCGCCCCTGCCGCCGCGCGCC
- a CDS encoding component of SufBCD complex: MNWTQVIFEVIDMRSFSNLWFWIGLAVVWSSASHWVLGVPFDLIQRAKKHGGQAEADLEDMVRINVNRLLYIGRVSGLWLLGFICFLLTALGLLAFVYDIEFAQAVFLIAFPMTLVGMLSLSTARLIEQHEPKGDELHRRLHRHRIWTQVIGMISIFVTAMFGMYQNLAVGPGF, translated from the coding sequence GTGAACTGGACCCAAGTAATCTTTGAAGTGATCGACATGCGATCGTTCTCGAACCTTTGGTTCTGGATCGGCCTTGCCGTGGTCTGGTCCTCGGCCAGCCATTGGGTGCTTGGGGTGCCTTTCGATTTGATCCAGCGCGCGAAAAAGCATGGCGGGCAGGCCGAGGCCGACCTTGAGGACATGGTGCGCATCAACGTCAACCGCCTGCTCTATATCGGGCGTGTGTCGGGGCTTTGGCTGCTGGGGTTTATCTGTTTTCTGCTCACGGCGCTGGGGCTGCTGGCCTTTGTCTATGATATCGAGTTTGCCCAGGCAGTGTTCCTGATCGCCTTTCCGATGACGCTGGTGGGAATGCTGTCGCTGTCCACGGCGCGGCTGATTGAGCAGCACGAACCCAAAGGCGATGAGCTGCATCGACGCCTGCATCGCCACCGGATCTGGACCCAGGTGATCGGCATGATCTCGATCTTTGTGACGGCGATGTTCGGCATGTATCAAAACCTTGCTGTCGGCCCCGGATTCTAG